In Capsicum annuum cultivar UCD-10X-F1 chromosome 11, UCD10Xv1.1, whole genome shotgun sequence, one genomic interval encodes:
- the LOC107847676 gene encoding DEAD-box ATP-dependent RNA helicase 50 yields the protein MLVAPRPPAVALSRFKLERPFGNVNNNNNVVVHWKRVMGTTKATYSRIPMDTPGAYQLIDEDTGEKFIVWGGSEDDSPIPSKQVLSWKPPLNTLKATTNEASNRGSFGNFGRLKFERMRALVRKRYTKNKERDVIYHDAHNVRDASFQSSVSSYSEPDQEKRTLSASRTLDKIQQLESRKNSQKIIRMEDGGYSSDFEAESTRFVDPRSKPSASSLRGWDSRRSIHHRPKGEEISRERRNLDDRNNFFSRKSFQDMGCSDYMIEALRNQHFVRPSHIQYMTFGPIMAGKSCIISDQSGSGKTLAYLLPLVQRLRQDELRGLSKPSSQSPRVVILAPTAELASQVLNTCRSFSKSGVPFRSMVVTGGFRQRTQLENLRQELDVLIATPGRFMFLIKEGYLQLTNLKCAVLDEVDILFNDEDFETAFQCLINSSPVITQYLFVTATLPMEIYNKLVESFPDCELVTGPGMHRTSPGLEEVLVDCSGDETAEKSSDTAFLNKKNALLQLVEDSPVPKTIVFCNKIDSCRKVENALKRFDRKGFSIKVLPFHAALDQESRLANMKEFRSSKMENISLFLVCTDRASRGIDFEGVDHVVLFDYPRDPSEYVRRVGRTARGAGGKGKAFIFAVGKQVSLARRIMERNSKGHPLHDVPSILT from the exons ATGCTTGTTGCACCAAGACCACCAGCTGTGGCTCTGTCACGTTTCAAATTGGAAAGACCATTTGGgaatgttaataataataataatgttgttgTGCATTGGAAAAGAGTGATGGGGACAACCAAAGCTACTTACAGTCGTATCCCTATGGACACTCCTGGGGCTTACCAGCTCATAGATGAAGATACTGGAGAGAAATTTATTGTTTGGGGAGGTTCTGAAGATGACTCTCCTATCCCTTCCAAGCAAGTTCTCTCTTGGAAACCTCCCCTGAACACTCTCAAGGCTACTACCAATGAAG CTTCTAATAGGGGATCGTTCGGGAACTTTGGCAGACTGAAATTCGAAAGAATGAGAGCTCTAGTTAGAAAAAGATACACGAAAAACAAAGAACGTGATGTTATTTATCACGATGCACATAATGTTAGAGATGCCTCTTTTCAATCATCAGTAAGTTCATATAGTGAACCTGATCAAGAGAAACGAACGCTCAGTGCTTCTCGAACTCTTGACAAAATTCAACAGCTAGAATCcagaaaaaactcccaaaaaataaTCAGAATGGAAGATGGAGGCTATAGTAGTGATTTTGAAGCAGAATCCACACGATTTGTTGATCCCCGGTCAAAACCTTCTGCTTCTTCCTTGCGTGGATGGGACAGTAGGCGATCAATTCATCACAGACCTAAGGGGGAAGAAATTTCCAGAGAAAGGCGAAACTTGGATGATAGGAACAATTTCTTCAGTAGGAAATCCTTTCAGGATATGGGATGCAGTGACTATATGATAGAAGCCTTAAGGAATCAGCATTTTGTGCGCCCTTCACATATTCAG TATATGACATTTGGACCCATCATGGCTGGAAAGAGCTGCATAATATCTGATCAAAGTGGATCTGGAAAGACTTTGGCTTATCTATTACCACTTGTTCAACGCCTTAGGCAAGACGAACTTCGAGGACTTAGCAAACCGTCATCTCAAAGTCCTCGTGTCGTAATATTGGCACCAACAGCTGAATTGGCTTCTCAG GTTTTAAATACTTGCCGTTCATTTTCAAAATCTGGTGTTCCATTCCGTTCTATGGTTGTTACCGGTGGTTTTCGCCAGAGAACTCAATTGGAGAACCTAAGACAGGAGTTAGACGTTCTTATTGCAACTCCTGGTCGGTTTATGTTTCTTATCAAAGAGGGTTACTTGCAGTTAACTAACCTCAAGTG TGCTGTGCTGGATGAGGTTGACATCCTCTTTAATGATGAGGATTTTGAAACTGCATTTCAATGTTTGATTAACTCATCACCTGTCATCACACAATATCTATTTGTGACTGCAACTTTGCCCATGGAAATATACAACAAGTTGGTAGAAAGTTTTCCTGATTGCGAACTAGTTACTGGGCCTGGTATGCACCGCACAAGCCCTGGCTTGGAAGAG GTTCTTGTAGATTGCAGTGGAGATGAAACAGCTGAAAAAAGTTCAGACACAGCTTTTCTCAACAAAAAGAATGCCCTACTTCAGCTGGTGGAGGATAGTCCAGTTCCTAAAACAATTGTCTTCTGTAACAAG ATTGATAGCTGTAGAAAAGTTGAGAATGCATTAAAGCGCTTTGATAGAAAGGGGTTCTCCATAAAAGTTTTACCGTTCCATGCTGCACTGGACCAAGAAAGCAGACTTGCAAACATGAAGGAGTTTCGTAGCTCGAAGATGGAGAACATTTCTTTGTTCTTGGTGTGCACTGATAG AGCATCCCGAGGTATTGACTTCGAAGGTGTAGACCACGTAGTCCTCTTTGATTATCCTCGAGACCCTAGTGAATATGTACGTCGTGTTGGCAGAACTGCCAGGGGCGCTGGAGGAAAAGGAAAGGCATTCATATTTGCCGTTGGGAAGCAAGTTTCTCTTGCTCGAAGAATAATGGAAAGAAACAGTAAAGGCCATCCACTCCATGATGTGCCATCAATACTGACTTAG